Proteins found in one Solitalea lacus genomic segment:
- a CDS encoding TolC family protein: MNKKYLFSIFSLVVSLPVLAQNNQSSALNEIVAKAIDYYPKLKEQKAQLEIGDIKTDISKSKFRPNVTADASYHHVYPNSYVEQGGNKLEFFPLNQWNTAVNMSQLVFDFGKTNSEIAKSKSEKVLSENLFKNTSFNFAYQVANVYNGIVFLNKSIDAIDAQIEVLNGTKKMIESRIKYGVGIEFDLVSTQVKLNDALNRKTELENGLKKQVILLNTLSGTATTTDSKGYKLFDYELTEHNADSVFSIAQSNNTELTTARSKQNVAATELKVTEKNWAPSLVFMGGLGYKNGYLPGSLYDMKFNYNVGAGLSIPIYTGGRNDNQHNISKVNYKAAQYNLDAVSINLKKDIEQNIADESTAKQKVIFSSTQLEQAQKALDIANSRFKNGVITNIELLDAQSNLLKAKVDKIQFEYQLATTQLELKRLMGIQFWGK; the protein is encoded by the coding sequence ATGAACAAAAAATATTTATTCAGCATATTTTCATTGGTAGTGTCACTTCCAGTATTAGCGCAAAACAATCAATCATCAGCCTTAAATGAGATTGTTGCAAAGGCAATAGATTACTATCCTAAACTAAAAGAGCAAAAGGCCCAGCTGGAAATAGGTGATATTAAAACTGATATCAGTAAAAGTAAATTCAGGCCCAATGTCACCGCTGATGCTTCATACCATCACGTTTACCCCAACTCATATGTTGAGCAGGGAGGAAATAAGTTAGAGTTTTTCCCTTTGAATCAATGGAATACAGCTGTGAATATGAGTCAGCTGGTTTTTGATTTTGGAAAGACGAATTCCGAGATAGCCAAAAGCAAAAGTGAGAAAGTGTTATCTGAAAATTTATTCAAAAACACCTCTTTCAATTTCGCATATCAGGTTGCAAATGTGTACAATGGCATTGTTTTCTTAAACAAAAGCATTGATGCTATTGATGCACAAATAGAGGTACTGAATGGAACAAAGAAAATGATTGAAAGTCGGATTAAGTACGGTGTAGGTATTGAGTTTGATTTAGTTTCTACCCAGGTTAAACTAAACGATGCATTGAATAGAAAAACTGAATTAGAAAACGGCTTAAAAAAACAGGTTATTCTCTTAAACACACTTTCTGGAACTGCCACAACAACTGATTCTAAAGGTTATAAACTTTTTGATTATGAATTAACAGAGCACAATGCCGATTCAGTTTTCTCTATTGCTCAAAGCAACAATACAGAACTAACAACAGCACGTTCAAAACAAAATGTAGCAGCCACTGAATTAAAGGTTACTGAAAAAAACTGGGCACCTTCACTGGTTTTTATGGGCGGCTTAGGATATAAAAATGGTTATTTACCCGGTAGTCTTTATGATATGAAATTTAATTATAATGTCGGAGCCGGTCTTTCCATTCCAATCTATACTGGCGGAAGAAACGACAATCAGCACAACATTTCAAAGGTAAATTATAAGGCTGCTCAATATAATTTAGATGCAGTAAGTATCAACCTAAAAAAAGACATTGAACAAAACATTGCAGATGAAAGCACAGCCAAACAAAAAGTAATTTTTTCATCAACCCAGTTAGAACAAGCTCAAAAAGCCCTTGATATAGCTAATTCACGTTTTAAGAATGGAGTCATTACTAATATAGAGCTGTTAGATGCTCAAAGTAACTTACTAAAGGCTAAAGTAGATAAAATTCAATTTGAGTATCAATTGGCCACAACTCAGCTTGAATTAAAACGATTAATGGGTATTCAATTTTGGGGTAAATAA
- a CDS encoding LysM peptidoglycan-binding domain-containing protein has product MKRFGLLLFTVLGASSLAKASTIDSLGIGEFKGKPVILHIIESKENYYSISRKYHVSPSELMEFNDKAPIRIGDTLKVYKKNLALKKSNTTVVGGKSIEHTVTTGETMFSISRKYGVAVEDILTLNNLSSNSVKIGQKLKIIPGSKGTLTASTAAKPVDTPVKVEKQEEVKPVMKPAAVKVETKEEATVVENTESVSPVSQPGKVGKEIHETGLATWINDNDLNQAKSVALHRSAPIGTIIKITNPMTNKSGYVKVVGNFPESSDTKNVLIVISKSAASTLGVRDQKFRIELSYAL; this is encoded by the coding sequence ATGAAGAGATTTGGACTACTACTATTTACGGTTTTGGGTGCTAGCAGCTTAGCCAAAGCCTCAACTATTGATTCACTTGGTATTGGTGAGTTTAAAGGAAAACCTGTAATTCTTCATATCATCGAGTCAAAAGAAAATTATTATTCTATTAGTAGGAAATATCATGTAAGTCCATCTGAACTTATGGAATTCAATGATAAGGCTCCAATTAGAATTGGCGATACTTTAAAAGTTTATAAAAAGAACCTTGCCTTAAAAAAAAGTAATACGACTGTTGTTGGAGGTAAATCTATTGAACATACAGTTACTACTGGGGAAACTATGTTTTCAATTTCAAGAAAGTATGGGGTTGCTGTTGAGGATATTTTAACCTTGAATAATCTTTCTTCTAACAGTGTTAAAATAGGTCAGAAATTAAAAATTATACCAGGTTCAAAAGGTACATTAACTGCTTCGACGGCTGCTAAACCAGTAGATACACCTGTTAAGGTTGAGAAGCAGGAAGAAGTAAAACCGGTTATGAAACCGGCAGCTGTAAAAGTTGAAACTAAAGAAGAAGCCACGGTAGTTGAAAACACTGAATCAGTTAGTCCTGTTTCTCAACCTGGAAAGGTTGGAAAAGAAATCCATGAAACAGGTTTGGCAACATGGATCAACGATAATGATTTGAATCAAGCAAAAAGTGTTGCATTGCACCGTTCTGCTCCCATCGGAACAATTATAAAAATTACCAACCCTATGACCAATAAAAGTGGTTATGTAAAAGTAGTAGGTAATTTCCCGGAAAGTTCTGATACTAAAAATGTTTTGATTGTTATTTCCAAATCAGCTGCCAGCACTTTAGGAGTGCGTGATCAGAAATTCCGTATTGAATTATCTTACGCGTTGTAG
- a CDS encoding NfeD family protein, translating to MIRGLIISIISLLSICYYSLAQETSKVRVYQFRINEEIAPGTWRKVKQAFSEAESYKAEIIVIDLNTYGGMLEIADSIRTKILESPIKTIVFINNNAASAGALIAIACDRIYMRTAASLGAASVVNQTGQVMPEKYQSYMRSLMRSTAEANGRNPLIAEAFVDSNTLVPGVKQRGTVLTFTTSEAIKNNYCEGTAESIKEVLMKEKITSFEIKKQQLTWIDHLLDFLTKPAVSGLLILLIIGGIYFELQAPGIGFALLVSVIAALLFFAPLYLEGLAANWEILLFVVGVLLLLAEIFIIPGFGIAGIAGIIFIICGLAFSLVANDMFDFRFTGEKLMSSFMIVIGSMFGSIILALIFGKNLFKSPLFQQAVLKDEQRATEGYVSSIPQVNLTGRTGIAATDLRPAGKIIIDNNRYDALSEGEFIVKGTKVVVIKHETISIFVRKDS from the coding sequence ATGATCAGAGGTTTAATTATTTCTATTATCTCCTTATTATCAATCTGTTACTATTCATTGGCTCAAGAAACAAGTAAAGTTAGAGTTTATCAGTTTAGAATAAATGAAGAAATTGCTCCCGGTACCTGGAGAAAAGTCAAACAAGCATTTTCCGAAGCTGAAAGTTATAAAGCCGAGATAATTGTTATTGACTTGAATACCTATGGTGGAATGTTGGAAATTGCGGATTCCATTAGAACTAAAATACTCGAATCACCAATTAAAACCATTGTATTTATAAATAATAATGCTGCATCAGCTGGAGCATTGATTGCCATTGCTTGTGATAGAATTTATATGCGTACTGCAGCAAGTTTGGGTGCTGCCAGTGTTGTTAACCAAACCGGGCAAGTGATGCCTGAAAAATATCAATCATATATGCGCTCATTAATGCGTTCAACTGCTGAAGCCAATGGACGTAATCCTTTGATTGCAGAAGCTTTTGTAGACTCTAATACCTTAGTGCCCGGAGTAAAACAACGCGGTACAGTGCTAACATTCACTACTTCAGAAGCCATAAAAAACAATTATTGCGAGGGTACAGCCGAAAGCATTAAAGAGGTATTAATGAAAGAGAAGATAACCAGCTTTGAAATAAAGAAGCAACAGCTAACATGGATTGACCACTTATTAGATTTCCTAACCAAACCGGCAGTTAGCGGCCTGTTAATACTACTCATTATTGGAGGTATTTACTTCGAATTACAAGCTCCAGGAATCGGTTTTGCACTATTGGTTTCTGTAATTGCTGCGTTGCTCTTTTTTGCACCTCTTTATTTAGAGGGTCTGGCAGCAAACTGGGAAATCCTTTTATTTGTTGTAGGAGTATTACTGCTATTGGCAGAAATTTTTATTATCCCTGGATTTGGAATTGCGGGTATTGCAGGTATCATTTTTATTATTTGTGGGCTTGCCTTTAGTCTGGTTGCCAATGATATGTTTGACTTTAGATTTACAGGAGAAAAACTGATGAGCTCTTTTATGATAGTAATTGGTTCAATGTTTGGCTCAATAATTTTAGCCTTAATATTCGGCAAAAACTTATTTAAAAGTCCATTGTTTCAGCAAGCCGTTCTGAAAGATGAGCAAAGAGCAACAGAAGGATATGTCAGTTCAATACCTCAAGTTAATTTAACAGGAAGAACTGGAATTGCGGCAACTGATTTGCGTCCAGCAGGAAAAATAATAATTGATAACAATCGATATGATGCTTTATCAGAAGGAGAGTTCATAGTAAAAGGCACAAAAGTTGTCGTGATAAAACACGAAACAATTTCTATTTTTGTAAGGAAAGATTCTTAA
- a CDS encoding DUF4905 domain-containing protein — translation MELLKDNRNTHLSKVFSGIVWRICIDEENDLVALEIRNQEIKTTTFSCIDLKKRKITFNELKLEENWFCGIETISSGVLLLHYYVGETTPEHKGMLAYDAFNGTKLWENYSLTYDGDTVGCFKAFNPKFEPRKNVFLNKFTGEEIKNLIAGDSPMFQNRSVKMPFEIPIEQIPQQIGDKCDVISAEYLTIDKKSIYSVYLQDNQFITSSVYVFDDGDIPIWEDKMRTGIQKTGFDTFFVYKNYLMYLKNQTEFVCYFL, via the coding sequence ATGGAATTACTTAAAGATAATCGAAATACTCATCTTTCTAAAGTGTTTAGCGGAATTGTATGGCGGATTTGCATTGATGAAGAAAATGATCTTGTAGCTTTAGAGATTCGTAATCAGGAAATTAAAACCACTACTTTTTCTTGTATTGACCTAAAAAAAAGGAAAATCACTTTTAACGAATTAAAACTGGAAGAAAACTGGTTCTGTGGAATTGAAACTATTTCAAGTGGAGTATTGCTACTGCATTATTATGTTGGTGAAACTACACCAGAACATAAAGGAATGCTTGCTTATGATGCCTTTAACGGTACAAAGCTTTGGGAAAACTATAGTCTGACCTATGATGGAGATACAGTAGGTTGTTTTAAAGCATTTAATCCTAAGTTTGAGCCAAGAAAAAATGTTTTTCTAAATAAGTTTACAGGGGAGGAAATTAAGAATTTGATTGCAGGTGATAGTCCTATGTTTCAGAACAGGTCTGTTAAAATGCCCTTTGAAATTCCCATTGAGCAAATACCTCAACAAATCGGTGACAAATGTGATGTAATTTCGGCCGAGTATTTAACTATTGATAAAAAAAGTATCTATTCTGTTTATTTGCAAGATAATCAGTTTATTACAAGTTCGGTTTATGTTTTTGATGATGGAGATATTCCTATTTGGGAAGATAAAATGCGAACAGGGATACAAAAAACAGGATTTGACACGTTTTTTGTTTACAAAAACTACTTAATGTATTTAAAAAACCAAACAGAATTTGTGTGTTATTTCTTATAA
- a CDS encoding cytochrome d ubiquinol oxidase subunit II, which yields MLYIDILFLGLSILLYLLLGGADFGAGIIELFSSEVTKNKTRQLTYRAIGPIWEANHMWLIITIVILFVGFPVVYSTLSVHLHIPLLVMLFGIIARGTAFVFRHYDAVKDDMQKVYNLIFVYSSFITPFFLGIIAGSLIGGKINLQATTFQDAFIAPWFNLFSISVGLFTVCICGFLAAVYLIGEAQNQEDIKIFIRKAKRMNILTVLAGALVFVIAEVDGIPLYRGLLTNKISLLAIIAASISLFFLWDYLLKNKAKNIVRILSGFQITMILFAVGYEYFPAFIMLSDGNYITLIEDTAPQSTLSALAWALIIGSVFILPALFYLYYSFQHKEHEY from the coding sequence ATGCTTTATATAGATATACTTTTTTTAGGACTTTCTATTCTGTTATACTTGCTATTAGGTGGTGCTGATTTTGGGGCCGGGATTATTGAGTTATTTAGTTCAGAGGTTACAAAAAATAAAACAAGACAGCTCACTTATCGTGCTATTGGGCCAATTTGGGAAGCCAATCACATGTGGCTTATTATTACCATTGTTATTCTGTTTGTTGGCTTTCCAGTAGTTTATTCAACATTATCGGTTCATTTGCATATTCCTTTACTTGTAATGCTTTTTGGTATTATTGCTCGTGGCACCGCTTTTGTCTTTCGTCATTATGATGCGGTGAAAGATGATATGCAAAAAGTATATAACCTGATTTTTGTTTATTCAAGCTTTATCACTCCTTTTTTCTTAGGTATAATAGCTGGTTCTTTAATCGGAGGGAAAATTAATTTGCAAGCAACTACTTTTCAAGACGCATTTATAGCTCCCTGGTTTAACCTTTTCTCTATTAGTGTTGGTTTGTTTACGGTTTGTATTTGCGGTTTTTTGGCTGCTGTTTATTTAATTGGAGAAGCTCAAAACCAAGAGGATATAAAGATTTTTATCCGTAAAGCCAAGCGAATGAATATATTAACCGTTTTAGCTGGTGCACTTGTTTTTGTTATTGCTGAAGTAGATGGTATTCCGCTTTATAGAGGGTTGTTGACAAATAAAATAAGTTTATTGGCAATTATTGCTGCCTCGATATCATTATTTTTCCTTTGGGACTATTTATTGAAAAACAAAGCCAAGAACATTGTTCGAATACTTTCCGGCTTTCAAATTACAATGATATTATTTGCAGTCGGGTATGAATATTTTCCTGCCTTTATAATGTTAAGCGATGGAAACTACATCACATTAATTGAAGATACTGCGCCGCAAAGTACCTTATCTGCTCTTGCTTGGGCGTTAATCATTGGGAGTGTTTTTATACTTCCTGCTTTATTTTATCTCTATTATAGTTTTCAGCATAAAGAGCATGAATATTAG
- a CDS encoding fatty acid desaturase family protein produces MHTQSIKFKKEGINDFYPTLKQRVNSYFDENQLSRYANMSYFIKIALLVIAFVSTYLNFIFNVESKIEVFLSYIVLGTLVVMIFLNIVHDAAHLAIFKSKKANNVMVYFLEVFGTNNYIWKMRHLESHHIYPNMFGYDVDIKQSKIVRIADNSPYLKFHRFQHLYMPLLYFSYTLNWTLVRDFKDIFNSEMGPKKGIKHPIMQLIILLAAKLFYFFYMLVLPAILLPFSFWTIFGGFLAMHITSSFLALLALISSHVGENAVFPQASEDGKLEHTWSEHQLLVTSDFAPNSKIVTSLMGGFNLHVVHHLFPTVSHVHYPALTKIVKETAEEFGIKYRSMSLGEAMISHWKLLKKNSGVDAQSILNEA; encoded by the coding sequence ATGCATACACAATCAATAAAATTTAAAAAGGAAGGCATCAACGATTTCTACCCAACTTTAAAACAACGTGTTAATAGTTATTTTGATGAAAATCAACTTTCGCGCTATGCTAACATGTCCTATTTCATAAAAATTGCGCTACTAGTGATCGCCTTCGTTTCAACCTATCTAAATTTCATTTTTAATGTTGAAAGCAAAATAGAAGTATTCCTTTCATACATAGTTTTGGGAACTCTTGTGGTGATGATTTTTTTAAACATTGTCCATGATGCTGCACACCTAGCCATTTTTAAGAGTAAAAAAGCCAACAATGTGATGGTTTATTTCCTTGAGGTGTTTGGCACCAATAATTATATATGGAAAATGCGGCATCTGGAATCACATCATATTTATCCTAACATGTTTGGCTATGATGTGGATATAAAGCAATCAAAAATTGTTCGTATTGCTGATAATAGCCCTTACTTGAAATTTCACCGCTTCCAGCATCTTTATATGCCTTTGCTGTATTTTTCTTATACACTAAATTGGACATTAGTACGTGACTTTAAAGATATTTTTAACTCTGAAATGGGTCCTAAAAAAGGGATTAAACACCCAATTATGCAGCTAATTATTTTATTAGCCGCTAAACTGTTTTATTTTTTTTATATGTTGGTGCTGCCGGCCATACTTTTACCATTTAGTTTTTGGACTATTTTCGGTGGCTTTTTAGCAATGCACATTACATCAAGCTTCTTAGCCTTATTAGCCTTAATTTCATCCCACGTGGGTGAAAATGCAGTATTCCCCCAAGCAAGTGAAGACGGAAAACTGGAGCATACCTGGTCAGAGCATCAACTATTGGTTACTTCTGATTTTGCTCCTAACAGTAAGATTGTAACTTCTTTAATGGGCGGATTCAACCTGCATGTTGTTCATCACCTTTTTCCAACCGTTTCTCACGTTCATTATCCTGCATTAACTAAAATTGTAAAAGAAACGGCTGAAGAATTTGGTATTAAGTACAGAAGCATGAGTTTAGGGGAAGCGATGATTTCGCACTGGAAATTGCTAAAGAAAAATAGTGGGGTAGATGCTCAATCTATTTTAAACGAAGCTTGA
- a CDS encoding cytochrome ubiquinol oxidase subunit I: MENLLAARSQMALSLGFHIIFSCIGMAMPFFMAVSHYKWIKSGDIQYKNLTKAWSKGVAIFFVTGAVSGTMLSFELGLLWPAFMKHAGPIFGMPFSLEGTAFFIEAIALGFYLYGWNKFSAWFHWFTGLMVGITGLASGILVVAANAWMNSPSGFDFANGQYLNVDPIKAMLNDAWFSQALHMTIAAFVSTGFAVAGIHALMILRGRNSLFHWKAFKIAASFGSVFAILQPISGDISAKDVAVRQPAKLAAMEAHFKTEKRASLIIGGIPNVKEKKIDYAIKIPGALSYLAHGNFNAEVKGLDSIPEVEHPPVAITHFAFQVMVGCGMVLMIAGILFHIALFKKKNWLQASWFFKLFVVLTPLGYIALEAGWMVTEIGRQPWIIYGVMRTAEAVTPMPGIQYSFYLYSAVYVSLSIMVTFLLYRQIRSIPLKYDKDENSSFKINLM; the protein is encoded by the coding sequence ATGGAAAATCTACTAGCTGCCCGTTCCCAAATGGCCCTTTCTTTGGGTTTTCATATTATATTTTCTTGTATAGGCATGGCAATGCCTTTTTTCATGGCCGTTTCTCATTATAAATGGATTAAATCAGGTGATATTCAGTACAAAAACCTGACCAAAGCTTGGAGTAAAGGAGTGGCAATTTTTTTTGTTACAGGGGCGGTTTCTGGTACCATGCTTTCTTTTGAGTTGGGTCTGCTCTGGCCTGCTTTTATGAAACATGCAGGGCCAATTTTTGGTATGCCCTTTTCGCTTGAAGGTACTGCATTCTTTATTGAAGCGATAGCGCTGGGCTTTTATCTGTACGGATGGAATAAGTTTAGTGCATGGTTTCATTGGTTTACCGGACTAATGGTGGGTATAACTGGTTTAGCTTCTGGGATTTTGGTTGTTGCTGCTAATGCATGGATGAACAGCCCTTCCGGATTTGATTTTGCGAATGGTCAGTATTTAAATGTTGATCCTATTAAAGCAATGTTAAATGATGCCTGGTTCTCGCAAGCACTGCACATGACAATAGCGGCTTTTGTTTCTACTGGTTTTGCAGTAGCCGGCATTCATGCTTTAATGATCCTAAGAGGCAGGAATTCTCTGTTTCATTGGAAGGCTTTTAAAATTGCGGCATCTTTTGGTTCGGTATTCGCCATTTTACAGCCCATAAGCGGCGATATTTCGGCAAAGGATGTTGCAGTTCGTCAACCAGCAAAACTTGCAGCTATGGAGGCGCATTTTAAAACTGAAAAAAGAGCATCACTAATTATTGGAGGGATTCCTAATGTAAAGGAAAAGAAGATTGACTACGCAATTAAAATCCCTGGAGCTTTAAGTTATTTGGCACATGGAAACTTTAATGCTGAAGTAAAAGGCTTGGACAGTATTCCTGAGGTAGAACACCCTCCCGTAGCAATTACTCATTTTGCATTTCAAGTTATGGTGGGTTGTGGTATGGTTTTAATGATTGCAGGCATTTTATTTCATATTGCTCTATTCAAGAAGAAGAACTGGCTGCAAGCGAGCTGGTTTTTTAAGTTATTCGTGGTGTTAACTCCTCTTGGATATATTGCCTTGGAGGCCGGGTGGATGGTGACAGAAATTGGTCGTCAGCCCTGGATAATTTATGGGGTAATGCGCACTGCTGAAGCTGTAACTCCAATGCCAGGTATCCAGTATTCCTTTTACCTATATTCAGCTGTGTACGTCTCATTAAGTATAATGGTGACATTTCTGCTTTATCGTCAGATCAGAAGTATTCCATTAAAATATGATAAAGATGAAAACTCTTCATTTAAAATAAATTTGATGTAG
- a CDS encoding uridine kinase family protein, translating to MTKPFVIGIAGGSGSGKTYFLRSLYKYFDQDQLVIISQDDYYIPVGELTPEENKLYNFDLPRTIDNDKFQSDVEKLLHWESVLKKEYTFNNPNAIPRMLECRPAPIVVIEGLFIFHFAGINQILDMRIFIDAHEELALKRRLKRDQEERGYSHEDIMYKWENHVMPAYSEFLLPHKLKADIIIDNNEIEDIDFIGFKHAVEERLLKKNTP from the coding sequence ATGACCAAGCCTTTTGTAATTGGAATTGCAGGTGGAAGTGGCTCTGGCAAAACCTATTTTTTACGTTCTTTATATAAATATTTTGATCAGGATCAACTAGTAATAATATCGCAAGATGATTACTACATTCCTGTAGGAGAATTAACACCTGAGGAAAATAAGCTTTATAACTTTGATCTTCCGCGAACTATTGATAATGATAAATTTCAGTCGGATGTTGAAAAGCTTTTACATTGGGAATCGGTATTAAAAAAAGAATATACTTTTAACAATCCTAATGCAATACCTCGAATGTTGGAATGTAGACCTGCTCCTATTGTTGTAATTGAAGGTTTATTCATTTTTCATTTTGCTGGTATTAACCAAATACTTGATATGCGTATTTTTATAGATGCGCACGAGGAGTTAGCCCTTAAGCGTCGTTTAAAACGCGATCAGGAAGAACGCGGTTATTCACATGAAGACATTATGTATAAATGGGAAAATCATGTAATGCCTGCTTATAGCGAGTTTTTGTTACCTCATAAATTAAAGGCTGACATTATAATTGATAACAATGAAATTGAAGATATTGATTTTATAGGGTTTAAGCATGCAGTAGAAGAAAGGCTGCTGAAAAAGAACACACCTTAA